One part of the Pandoraea faecigallinarum genome encodes these proteins:
- a CDS encoding Ig-like domain-containing alpha-2-macroglobulin family protein yields MHSRAQRVWPTAPLAWAALSFVMFAVSPAQAARVVSVSPQGEVASVSQVVVKFDEAMVPAGDPRATAPAAVRCSDASLSGDGHWLEPKIWVYDFKSDLPPGAKCSVEMRSGLAAASGTALSGTTKYAFNTGGPAVSSIRPSYGPIDENQIFILTLNGAANPASVRQNSWCETEGIGERIGVKWIEGDTRTALLKRFNLDKQSGRVVMLQCNRTLAAGAKMHLVWGAGIATPSGVRTKQARRFEYEVREPFTASFSCERENANAPCTPLRPLRLTFNSPVARDMAAKIRLQGAGAERSPKFGDSDRVASVTEVSFDAPFPEKAELTLSLPKGFTDDSGRALDNASEFPLKTKTATMPPLAKFAAAPFGIVERYAEPGMPPMLPVTLRKVEPALQINGLGVAGEGAGAAKAGEGGRTLQLRVDDDAEILTWMSRVRRFDETMMTRKQIAEEMPSILTAPAAKEAFGPNAAAIVEDKVTRYDTRSLSLLSGLKGVQALTLPVPKETDPRPFEVVGIPFQKPGFYVVELASQSLGAALLGKSLPMYVRTTVLVTNLGVHFKMGRENAIAWVTTLDKGQPVANARVRVLDCDGSEVATAVTDKTGVAKIDKALERYRYCEKSGRSGYFVVARTQGNDPDMAFVSSDWDRGIEPWRFHVPTDGGNAPTIRARTVFDRMLFRVGETVSMKHFIRQETMQGLSLPASLPSRLTITHEGSGQTYTQPVTWRNGRLAENTFQIPQGAKLGEYTVTLNYADDDARPKTYPQSLDAGHFRVEAFRLPVLAGNIGVRDAVKSPLVNKTEAPVNVQVNYVAGGPASQLPVRVSALLRMRDVTFGEYDDFSFTPYRPPSAQSGADDEDQGNDESSGSSDQKLVADKQRLVLDRNGAGTLTLKDLPKVDRPADLVLEASFADPNGEIQTLRGNATLWPANLITGVRSESWVSVTNKLPVKALALDLQGKPKSGVSMEVRAEARITTSSRKRMVGGFYAYDNRTEVKDLGTVCSGKTDERGQLSCDVSLSQPGEITLVAQAKDDKGNLSTSTTGVWVTGRGEVWFGGDNTDRMDVLPERRAYEPGETARLQVRMPFRTATALVSIEREGVMETRTMEISGKDPNISLKVDPTWGPNVYVSVLAVRGRIHEVPWYSFFQWGWKQPLEWFRAFWYEGREYQAPTGLVDLGKPAYRFGLTELRVGTAGQRLAVEVKPDAPTYPVRGHAKVRIKVTQPDGKPVAAGAEVAVAAVDEALLELAPNTSWNLLDAMWQRRSYTVTTATAQMEIIGRRHYGRKAVPAGGGGGKSPTRELFDTLLLWQPRVVLDDKGEATVDVPLNDALSSFRIVAVADDGKPGTQALGWFGTGAATIRTTQDLQLISGLPPLVREGDNYRAQFTVRNTTQHAMQVQLTARATQLTLAPQRVDVPAGESREVAWEVTAPTGLADTRAQRVLWEVSAQAPAAGGAPAASDAIKVGQDIQPSLPASVQQSVLMQVEGSLTLPMAPPAGAVADSTGKLRGGVRVNMQPRLSQGLPGVKRWFERYPYACLEQQASKALGLRDVTQWKRVMGTLPSYLDEDGLASYFPPQEGFANQGSDTLTAYLLAMSDEAKTLDPAYVLPDDARARMEDGLAAFVEGRLTRRFWAPRDDLTLRKLSAIEALSRYGRANARMLGALTIAPNDWPTSAVIDWYAILQRLPDAPQRAERMAQAEQILRARLSYQGSRVGFSTQGSDALWWLMVGPETNAARLALLMNANPAWKDEMPRLVIGLLGLQSRGAWSTTTANVWGGLAVDRFSARFERDTPTGRTSIQWQSDNQTSGGVQSVDWDKLKVGNVPAAVSLPWLSNATAGADSARDVLRLEQTGAGKPWATIQSLAAVPLKAPFAAGYRVTRSVQVQDAADRAGESFVRGAVLRVRLDIDAQADMRWVVVSDPLPGGATVLGGGLGRDSAIATQGQKSEGAMPAFEERAQDAYRAYYDYLPKGQHRIEYTVRLNNVGKFATPPTRVEAMYEPAMYGETPNAPVQVVPAKP; encoded by the coding sequence TCAGGTGGTCGTCAAATTCGACGAAGCGATGGTCCCCGCGGGCGATCCTCGCGCCACGGCTCCGGCGGCAGTCCGGTGTTCCGATGCCTCGCTGAGCGGCGATGGCCATTGGCTTGAACCCAAAATCTGGGTCTACGATTTCAAGAGCGATCTGCCGCCAGGCGCAAAGTGTTCGGTGGAGATGCGTAGCGGGCTGGCCGCTGCCTCGGGCACGGCGCTCTCCGGTACCACGAAGTACGCGTTCAATACCGGAGGGCCGGCCGTCTCGTCCATCCGTCCGTCGTACGGTCCCATCGACGAAAATCAGATTTTCATTCTTACGCTCAACGGCGCGGCCAATCCTGCCAGTGTGCGTCAGAATTCATGGTGTGAGACCGAAGGCATCGGCGAGCGCATTGGCGTGAAATGGATCGAGGGCGATACGCGTACGGCGTTGCTCAAGCGGTTCAATCTCGACAAGCAGTCGGGACGTGTCGTCATGCTGCAATGCAATCGCACGCTTGCCGCCGGCGCAAAGATGCATCTGGTCTGGGGCGCGGGTATTGCCACGCCCTCGGGCGTGCGGACAAAGCAGGCGCGCCGCTTCGAATACGAAGTGCGCGAGCCGTTCACCGCCAGTTTCAGCTGTGAGCGCGAAAACGCCAATGCGCCCTGCACGCCCTTGCGTCCGCTGCGCCTGACGTTCAATTCGCCGGTCGCGCGCGACATGGCGGCCAAGATTCGGTTGCAGGGCGCCGGGGCCGAGCGTTCGCCCAAGTTCGGCGATTCGGATCGCGTGGCCAGCGTAACGGAGGTCTCGTTCGACGCACCGTTTCCCGAGAAGGCCGAACTCACGCTCTCGTTGCCCAAGGGCTTCACCGACGATAGCGGCCGCGCGTTGGACAACGCCAGCGAATTCCCTTTGAAGACCAAGACGGCGACGATGCCGCCGCTGGCCAAGTTCGCGGCTGCGCCGTTCGGCATCGTGGAGCGATATGCGGAACCGGGCATGCCACCGATGCTGCCGGTGACCCTGCGCAAGGTCGAGCCTGCGCTGCAAATCAACGGGCTTGGTGTGGCGGGCGAGGGGGCCGGTGCTGCCAAGGCCGGCGAGGGCGGCCGTACCCTGCAGTTGCGCGTGGACGACGATGCCGAGATCCTGACGTGGATGTCGCGCGTGCGGCGTTTCGACGAGACCATGATGACGCGCAAGCAGATCGCCGAAGAAATGCCGTCGATCCTGACGGCGCCGGCGGCAAAGGAAGCGTTCGGGCCCAATGCGGCAGCCATCGTCGAAGACAAGGTCACGCGGTATGACACGCGCAGCCTCTCGCTGCTCTCAGGTTTGAAGGGGGTTCAGGCGCTTACCCTGCCCGTGCCGAAAGAGACGGATCCGCGTCCGTTCGAGGTGGTGGGTATTCCGTTCCAGAAGCCGGGCTTCTACGTCGTGGAGCTGGCATCGCAATCGCTCGGGGCGGCGCTGCTGGGCAAGTCGCTGCCGATGTACGTGCGCACCACGGTGCTCGTCACGAACCTCGGTGTTCACTTCAAGATGGGGCGCGAGAACGCCATTGCCTGGGTGACCACGCTCGACAAAGGGCAGCCCGTGGCCAACGCCAGGGTGCGCGTGCTCGACTGCGACGGCAGCGAAGTCGCCACCGCCGTGACCGACAAGACAGGCGTGGCGAAGATCGACAAGGCGCTCGAACGCTACCGCTATTGCGAGAAGTCGGGGCGCTCCGGCTATTTCGTCGTCGCACGCACGCAGGGCAACGACCCGGATATGGCGTTCGTTTCCTCCGACTGGGATCGCGGCATCGAACCGTGGCGCTTCCATGTCCCCACGGACGGCGGTAACGCTCCCACGATTCGGGCGCGGACGGTGTTCGACCGCATGTTGTTCCGCGTGGGCGAGACTGTGTCGATGAAACACTTCATCCGTCAGGAGACGATGCAGGGCCTGTCGTTGCCTGCCAGCTTGCCGTCCAGGTTGACGATTACGCACGAAGGCTCCGGACAAACCTACACGCAACCCGTCACGTGGCGTAACGGGCGGCTTGCCGAGAACACCTTCCAGATACCGCAGGGGGCGAAGCTAGGCGAGTACACCGTCACCCTGAACTATGCGGATGACGACGCGCGTCCCAAGACGTATCCGCAATCGCTCGATGCGGGACATTTCAGGGTCGAAGCCTTCCGTCTACCCGTGTTGGCGGGCAATATCGGGGTGCGCGACGCGGTCAAATCGCCGCTCGTCAACAAGACGGAAGCGCCTGTCAATGTGCAGGTCAACTACGTTGCCGGAGGCCCCGCAAGCCAACTGCCAGTGCGGGTTTCGGCGCTGCTCCGGATGCGCGATGTGACATTCGGCGAATACGACGATTTCAGCTTTACCCCCTATCGTCCGCCATCGGCGCAGTCGGGGGCTGACGATGAGGATCAGGGTAACGACGAGAGTTCGGGATCGAGCGATCAGAAGCTGGTGGCCGACAAGCAGCGACTGGTGCTCGACCGCAATGGAGCCGGGACTCTGACGCTCAAGGATCTGCCGAAGGTGGACCGTCCGGCCGATCTGGTGCTCGAGGCAAGCTTTGCCGATCCGAACGGCGAAATTCAGACGCTACGCGGCAATGCCACCCTGTGGCCGGCCAATCTGATTACCGGTGTGCGCAGCGAGAGTTGGGTATCGGTCACGAACAAGCTGCCGGTCAAGGCACTGGCACTCGACCTGCAAGGCAAGCCGAAGTCGGGGGTCTCGATGGAGGTGCGCGCCGAAGCACGTATCACTACGAGCAGCCGCAAACGCATGGTGGGCGGCTTCTATGCTTACGACAATCGCACTGAAGTGAAGGACCTCGGCACCGTATGCAGCGGCAAGACGGATGAGCGTGGGCAATTGTCGTGCGACGTCTCGCTGTCCCAGCCGGGCGAGATTACGCTGGTGGCGCAGGCGAAGGACGACAAGGGCAACCTGAGTACGTCCACGACCGGCGTATGGGTGACCGGGCGTGGGGAAGTCTGGTTCGGTGGCGATAACACCGACCGTATGGACGTACTGCCGGAGCGTCGAGCGTACGAGCCGGGCGAGACGGCCAGGTTGCAGGTCCGCATGCCTTTCCGTACTGCGACCGCGTTGGTGTCGATCGAGCGTGAGGGCGTGATGGAGACGCGCACGATGGAGATTTCGGGCAAGGATCCGAATATTTCCCTGAAGGTCGATCCGACATGGGGGCCGAACGTCTATGTTTCGGTGCTCGCAGTTCGTGGCCGTATCCACGAAGTGCCGTGGTACTCGTTCTTCCAGTGGGGCTGGAAGCAGCCGCTGGAGTGGTTCCGCGCCTTCTGGTACGAGGGACGCGAATATCAGGCGCCCACGGGACTGGTGGATCTGGGCAAGCCCGCCTATCGCTTTGGCCTCACGGAGTTGCGTGTGGGCACGGCGGGGCAGCGTCTGGCGGTTGAGGTAAAGCCCGACGCGCCGACCTATCCGGTGCGCGGCCATGCCAAAGTACGTATCAAGGTCACGCAGCCGGACGGCAAACCCGTGGCGGCGGGCGCCGAGGTGGCGGTGGCCGCCGTCGACGAAGCGCTGCTCGAACTCGCGCCAAACACCAGTTGGAATCTGCTCGACGCCATGTGGCAACGGCGCAGCTATACCGTGACGACGGCGACCGCGCAGATGGAGATCATCGGTCGTCGGCATTACGGTCGCAAAGCGGTGCCCGCGGGCGGCGGCGGGGGCAAGAGCCCGACTCGCGAGCTGTTCGATACGCTGCTGTTGTGGCAGCCGCGTGTGGTGCTCGACGACAAGGGAGAGGCAACGGTCGATGTGCCGCTTAACGACGCGTTGTCGAGTTTCCGCATCGTCGCAGTGGCAGACGATGGCAAGCCGGGCACGCAGGCGCTCGGCTGGTTCGGCACCGGGGCCGCCACCATTCGCACAACGCAGGACCTGCAACTGATTTCGGGTTTGCCGCCGCTGGTTCGTGAGGGCGATAACTACCGGGCACAGTTCACGGTGCGCAATACGACGCAACACGCCATGCAGGTGCAGTTGACCGCGCGGGCGACACAACTGACGCTGGCGCCGCAGCGCGTCGACGTGCCCGCCGGAGAGTCGCGGGAAGTGGCATGGGAAGTGACAGCACCTACGGGGCTGGCGGATACCCGCGCGCAGCGGGTGTTGTGGGAGGTCAGTGCGCAGGCGCCTGCGGCCGGTGGCGCACCCGCCGCCAGCGACGCCATCAAGGTGGGGCAGGACATTCAGCCGTCGTTGCCGGCGAGCGTGCAGCAGTCGGTGCTCATGCAGGTCGAAGGCAGCCTCACGCTGCCGATGGCACCGCCTGCCGGGGCGGTGGCCGACAGCACCGGCAAGTTGCGCGGCGGCGTACGCGTCAACATGCAGCCGCGTCTTTCGCAAGGTCTGCCGGGCGTGAAGCGGTGGTTCGAACGGTATCCGTACGCATGTCTCGAGCAGCAGGCGTCCAAGGCGCTCGGTTTGCGGGATGTGACGCAATGGAAGCGCGTGATGGGCACCTTGCCGTCGTATCTCGACGAAGACGGGCTCGCGAGCTACTTCCCGCCGCAGGAAGGCTTTGCCAATCAGGGCAGCGACACGCTGACCGCCTATTTGCTGGCGATGAGTGACGAAGCCAAGACGCTGGACCCGGCGTATGTGCTGCCCGACGATGCACGGGCGCGTATGGAGGACGGTCTGGCGGCGTTCGTGGAGGGGCGTCTTACTCGCCGCTTCTGGGCGCCGCGCGACGATCTGACGCTGCGCAAGCTCAGCGCGATCGAAGCCCTGTCGCGCTATGGGCGGGCCAATGCACGCATGCTCGGGGCGCTGACTATTGCGCCAAACGACTGGCCGACGTCTGCCGTGATCGATTGGTATGCGATCCTGCAACGCTTGCCCGATGCGCCGCAGCGGGCCGAACGTATGGCGCAGGCGGAGCAGATTCTGCGCGCGCGCCTTTCGTATCAGGGCTCGCGTGTGGGATTCTCGACGCAAGGGAGCGACGCGCTCTGGTGGCTCATGGTCGGGCCGGAAACCAACGCGGCACGACTGGCGTTGCTGATGAATGCGAACCCTGCGTGGAAGGACGAGATGCCGCGTCTGGTGATCGGCCTGCTGGGCCTGCAATCGCGCGGGGCGTGGTCCACGACGACGGCCAACGTCTGGGGCGGTCTGGCCGTGGATCGGTTCTCCGCGCGTTTCGAGCGCGATACGCCGACGGGGCGCACTTCGATCCAGTGGCAGAGCGACAACCAGACGAGCGGGGGCGTGCAGAGCGTCGATTGGGACAAGCTCAAGGTCGGTAACGTACCGGCCGCCGTCTCGTTGCCTTGGCTGTCCAATGCCACGGCGGGGGCCGACAGCGCGCGCGACGTGCTGCGTCTGGAACAGACCGGGGCCGGCAAGCCTTGGGCGACGATCCAGAGTCTGGCTGCCGTGCCGCTCAAGGCGCCTTTCGCCGCGGGTTATCGCGTCACGCGCAGCGTTCAGGTGCAGGACGCCGCAGATCGTGCCGGCGAAAGCTTCGTGCGAGGGGCGGTGCTTCGGGTGCGTCTCGATATCGATGCGCAGGCCGACATGCGCTGGGTCGTGGTGAGCGACCCGTTACCCGGAGGCGCAACGGTGCTGGGGGGCGGTCTCGGACGCGACTCGGCCATTGCAACGCAAGGGCAGAAGAGCGAGGGTGCGATGCCGGCATTCGAAGAGCGGGCGCAGGATGCCTACCGTGCGTACTACGACTACCTGCCGAAGGGGCAGCACCGGATCGAATACACCGTGCGTCTGAACAACGTAGGTAAATTCGCTACGCCGCCCACGCGTGTCGAAGCCATGTATGAGCCCGCGATGTATGGCGAGACGCCAAACGCCCCGGTGCAGGTCGTGCCGGCCAAGCCATGA